A single region of the Halarcobacter mediterraneus genome encodes:
- the rpoB gene encoding DNA-directed RNA polymerase subunit beta yields the protein MLNSLKSGNRLRVDFAKNPQQIEIPNLLQLQQNSYENFLMIGKDDRAEAGVEKVFKSVFPIHDTQNRITLEYIGSEVGKPKYDVRESMVRGLTYSIPLKINIRLTLWDLDEKTGEKIGVKDMKEQSLFIREIPLMTDRTSFIVNGVERVVVNQLHRSPGVIFKEEESNTAGNKLIYTGQIIPDRGSWLYFEYDAKDVLYVRINKRRKVPVTILFRALGYSKEDIIKLFYPILNIKIKNNKFLTEFNPEDFTGRVEFDIKDDKGNLVIAAGKRLTARKANALVEGGLKLVEYPVDLLMDRCTANTIFDPESGEVLLDALTTLDELKLKKLLDLGFDNFDIANDLATGVDDSIINAFKQDAESLKLLKQTEQIDDENDLSAIRIYKVMRPGEPVTKEAAKEFVRKLFFDPERYDLTKVGRMKMNHKLGVNVPEYVTVLTYEDIIKTVQYLVKVKAGHGHIDDRDHLGNRRIRAIGELLANELHSGLIKMQKAIRDKMTTLSGTLEDIMPHDLVNSKMITSTITEFFTSGQLSQFMDQTNPLSEVTHKRRLSALGEGGLVKERAGFEVRDVHPTHYGRICPVETPEGQNIGLINTLSTFSKVNDLGFIEAPYKKVVDGVITDEIEYYTATQEEGKIIAPGSTKVDDNGKIVEPLIEARQDGEILLVERAKVNLIDISSQMVMGVAASLIPFLEHDDANRALMGSNMMRQAVPLLRPNAPVVGTGLEKTVARDAWEAIKANRTGIVEKADSKNIYISGEDENGAFIDHYEVNKNVRTNNNTSFGQRTAVKEGDFIEKGQVIADGPSMDNGELAVGVNAMVAFMPWNGYNYEDAIVLSQRLIEEDAFTSVHIYEKEVECRELKHGNEEITRDLPGVKEESITHLDNSGIIKVGTYVKPGMILVGKVTPKGEIKPTPEERLLRAIFGEKAGHVINKSLYCPTSMEGTVVDVKVFTKKGYEKDERAVAEIESEKNELDIKHHDKLLMLDREEILKINDLLSKSPLNKDLELEDVTYKKGDNIPVEVLASVNRFAMKKVVASFSKEIENKYNAIKDHFIKEKSTLRENHEEKLQVLEHDDILPSGVIKQVKVYVATKRKIKVGDKMAGRHGNKGIVSNIVPQVDMPYLEDGTTVDVILNPLGVPSRMNIGQIMEVHLGLVGKKLGNQIQEIFEAKRDEFIKELREKMTEIASVAKLMKGKEFMDSLSDEELIKYGQDWSKGVRFATQVFDGVEVYEFEKLFELAKIDTDGKSILHDGKTGDKMKERVNVGYMYMLKLHHLVDEKVHARSTGPYSLVTQQPVGGKALFGGQRFGEMEVWALEAYGATNVLKEMLTTKSDDVEGRTRAYRAIANGENVPSSGVPETFFVLTKELKALGLDVDVFEEVEDNE from the coding sequence ATGTTAAACTCTTTAAAATCTGGTAATAGACTTAGAGTTGATTTTGCAAAAAATCCTCAACAAATTGAAATTCCAAATTTATTACAATTACAACAAAATAGTTACGAAAATTTCTTAATGATCGGAAAAGATGATAGAGCAGAAGCTGGTGTAGAAAAAGTATTCAAATCAGTTTTCCCTATTCATGATACACAAAATAGAATCACTTTAGAGTATATCGGAAGTGAAGTTGGTAAACCCAAATATGATGTTAGAGAGTCAATGGTTAGAGGACTTACTTATTCTATACCATTGAAAATCAATATTAGACTTACATTATGGGATTTAGACGAAAAAACTGGTGAAAAAATCGGTGTTAAAGATATGAAAGAACAATCTTTATTCATCAGAGAAATACCTTTAATGACAGATAGAACATCATTTATTGTAAATGGTGTTGAAAGAGTTGTTGTTAATCAATTACATAGATCTCCTGGTGTAATCTTTAAAGAAGAAGAATCAAACACTGCTGGAAATAAATTAATTTACACAGGACAAATTATACCTGATAGAGGTTCATGGTTATATTTTGAATATGATGCAAAAGATGTATTATATGTAAGAATTAATAAAAGAAGAAAAGTTCCAGTTACTATTCTTTTTAGAGCATTAGGTTATTCTAAAGAAGATATTATCAAATTATTTTATCCTATCTTAAATATTAAAATTAAAAATAATAAATTTTTAACAGAATTTAATCCTGAAGATTTTACAGGAAGAGTTGAATTTGATATTAAAGATGATAAAGGTAATTTAGTTATTGCTGCTGGGAAAAGACTTACTGCAAGAAAAGCTAATGCCTTAGTTGAAGGTGGATTAAAATTAGTAGAATATCCTGTTGATTTATTAATGGATAGATGTACAGCAAATACTATTTTTGATCCAGAGTCTGGAGAAGTATTATTAGATGCATTAACGACTTTAGATGAATTAAAATTAAAAAAACTACTTGACCTTGGTTTTGATAATTTTGATATTGCAAATGATTTAGCTACTGGTGTTGATGATTCTATTATTAATGCATTTAAGCAAGATGCAGAATCATTAAAACTATTAAAACAAACAGAACAAATTGATGATGAAAATGATTTATCAGCAATTAGAATTTATAAGGTTATGAGACCAGGGGAACCTGTTACAAAAGAAGCTGCTAAAGAGTTTGTTAGAAAATTATTCTTCGATCCAGAAAGATATGACTTAACAAAAGTTGGTAGAATGAAAATGAACCATAAGTTAGGTGTAAATGTTCCTGAATATGTAACTGTATTAACTTATGAAGATATTATCAAAACTGTTCAATACCTAGTAAAAGTAAAAGCTGGTCATGGTCATATTGATGATAGAGATCACTTAGGTAACAGAAGAATTAGAGCTATTGGTGAACTTCTTGCAAATGAATTACACTCTGGCCTAATTAAAATGCAAAAAGCTATTAGAGATAAAATGACTACTTTATCTGGTACATTAGAAGATATTATGCCACATGATTTAGTTAACTCTAAAATGATTACATCAACTATTACTGAATTCTTTACATCAGGTCAGTTATCACAGTTTATGGATCAAACTAACCCATTATCAGAAGTTACTCATAAAAGAAGACTTTCTGCGCTTGGTGAAGGTGGTTTAGTAAAAGAAAGAGCCGGATTTGAAGTAAGGGATGTTCACCCAACTCACTATGGAAGAATCTGTCCAGTTGAAACTCCTGAGGGACAAAATATTGGTCTTATTAATACTTTATCTACTTTCTCAAAAGTTAATGATTTAGGTTTTATTGAAGCACCTTATAAGAAAGTTGTTGATGGTGTAATTACAGATGAAATTGAATATTATACAGCAACACAAGAAGAGGGTAAAATAATTGCTCCAGGATCAACTAAAGTTGATGATAATGGTAAAATTGTTGAGCCATTAATTGAAGCTAGGCAAGATGGTGAAATTTTACTTGTTGAAAGAGCAAAAGTAAATTTAATAGATATTTCTTCTCAAATGGTTATGGGTGTTGCTGCATCTTTAATTCCATTTTTAGAACATGATGATGCCAACAGAGCACTTATGGGATCAAATATGATGAGACAAGCAGTTCCATTATTAAGACCAAATGCTCCTGTAGTTGGTACTGGTTTAGAAAAAACAGTAGCAAGAGATGCTTGGGAAGCTATTAAAGCTAATAGAACAGGTATTGTTGAAAAAGCTGATTCTAAAAACATTTATATTTCAGGTGAAGATGAAAATGGTGCATTTATTGATCACTATGAAGTTAACAAGAATGTAAGAACTAATAATAACACTTCTTTTGGTCAAAGAACAGCAGTAAAAGAAGGTGATTTTATTGAAAAAGGGCAAGTAATTGCTGATGGTCCTTCAATGGATAATGGTGAACTTGCTGTTGGTGTTAATGCTATGGTTGCATTTATGCCTTGGAATGGATATAACTATGAGGATGCTATTGTTCTTTCTCAAAGACTTATTGAAGAAGATGCCTTTACATCTGTTCATATCTATGAGAAAGAAGTTGAGTGTAGAGAGCTTAAACATGGTAATGAAGAAATCACTAGAGATTTACCAGGAGTAAAAGAAGAATCAATTACTCATTTAGATAACTCAGGTATTATTAAAGTTGGTACTTATGTTAAGCCTGGAATGATTCTTGTAGGTAAAGTAACTCCAAAAGGTGAGATTAAACCAACTCCAGAAGAAAGATTATTAAGAGCTATCTTTGGTGAGAAAGCTGGACATGTTATTAATAAATCATTGTATTGTCCAACATCTATGGAAGGTACTGTTGTTGATGTAAAAGTATTCACTAAAAAAGGATACGAAAAAGATGAAAGAGCCGTAGCTGAAATAGAATCAGAAAAAAATGAATTAGATATTAAACATCATGATAAATTGTTAATGTTAGATAGAGAAGAAATTCTAAAAATTAATGATTTATTATCTAAATCACCGTTAAATAAAGATTTAGAATTAGAAGATGTTACATATAAAAAAGGTGACAATATACCTGTTGAAGTTCTTGCAAGTGTGAATAGATTTGCTATGAAAAAAGTAGTTGCATCATTTTCAAAAGAAATAGAAAACAAATATAATGCAATAAAAGATCACTTTATTAAAGAAAAGTCAACTTTAAGAGAAAATCATGAAGAAAAACTTCAAGTTTTAGAACATGATGATATCTTACCAAGTGGTGTAATTAAACAAGTTAAAGTTTATGTAGCTACAAAAAGAAAAATCAAAGTTGGGGATAAAATGGCTGGTAGGCACGGTAACAAAGGTATCGTTTCTAACATCGTTCCTCAAGTTGATATGCCATATTTAGAAGATGGAACTACTGTAGACGTTATTCTTAACCCACTAGGGGTACCTTCAAGGATGAATATTGGTCAGATTATGGAAGTTCACTTAGGTTTAGTTGGTAAAAAATTAGGAAATCAAATTCAAGAAATTTTTGAGGCAAAAAGAGATGAGTTTATAAAAGAACTTAGAGAAAAAATGACAGAAATTGCATCTGTGGCTAAACTTATGAAAGGTAAAGAGTTTATGGATTCTTTATCTGATGAAGAACTTATTAAATATGGACAAGATTGGTCAAAAGGTGTTAGATTTGCTACACAAGTATTTGATGGTGTTGAAGTTTATGAGTTTGAAAAACTATTTGAATTAGCTAAGATTGATACAGATGGTAAATCAATTCTTCATGATGGAAAAACTGGTGATAAAATGAAAGAAAGAGTAAATGTAGGATATATGTATATGCTTAAACTTCATCACTTAGTTGATGAAAAAGTTCATGCAAGATCTACAGGACCTTATTCACTTGTTACACAGCAGCCAGTTGGTGGTAAAGCACTATTTGGTGGACAAAGATTTGGAGAAATGGAAGTTTGGGCACTTGAGGCTTATGGTGCTACAAATGTACTTAAAGAGATGCTTACAACTAAATCAGATGATGTTGAAGGTAGAACAAGAGCCTATAGAGCTATAGCAAATGGTGAAAATGTTCCAAGTTCAGGTGTTCCTGAAACATTCTTTGTATTAACAAAAGAATTAAAAGCTCTTGGGCTAGATGTTGATGTTTTTGAAGAGGTAGAAGATAATGAGTAA